The Tistrella mobilis genome window below encodes:
- a CDS encoding SDR family NAD(P)-dependent oxidoreductase — translation MSTLPPDAPAGRSLLERMAALSPAQRAALKQRMAAARDGAPAAVAPADAQGRLPETGEQAPLSPAQARFLFLTKDDTGDIQAMSLMLRIDGPLDAGCLARAVGDVIAAQAALRCRVLETGQGPVQEVLPAPAPAEALPMIDLGPADDADAALVTAGLSLGREGFDLATGPLARFRLFRCAPDLHGLGVVLHHIVADGWSAGLCLALIQDAYARRMAGQPPAPPPARSAFDEARRLVGLAAGEAHLRRLDRQVDRLAGAPRRLMLDGGPGEPGPARHLPFRIEAPQAAALAGLSRRLPGATVFTALLAAWGAVLGRFTDQGDTTIAVAVANRPDPALDRTVGEFADLVVLRLQTMDDPIIDALLTRTRDAVIDAQAHDGITLAQIMEAIDRRHGAVARPAIEAAFSFLNVPSPAAEAQGLRFRPLPLPAGRLDFALYLTAHEDPAGGLTGSLGFRPDIVPPVLAAALADAFLLAVDAIATDGSLRVSRLALATGPAVDDLPTVTGPDGRLHLAPVGLPGRLLPGPDRARRLSDGRLRLLPGIDGALRRGTARVHPAAVEAALRRLPGVLDAAVWTRIGTDHDARLVAAVATGIPSIDPAGFTTGLLNALPPLLRPDAVLPVYAIPRDAGGRPDRVTLDRLAVPGAPQRLDRAALVWVEAPAPALPRRPLDSLPGAAMTADDAGWLVPGDPPPPALADGGPLVLPADAPRTLDAALIATAARHPGRGILHDDGRGSPRFQDYAGLLAAARRTLGRLQAEGLRPGDRAVLVFADLPRHIEAIWACILGGIRPVTVAVPHAAGDAVAAKLSGTHAHLGAPPVLTDAATGDHLARILPDARILIAAPAADTPDGVPHPAAPEDVAFIQLSSGSTGVPKCIQVTHGGVIAHVFGQAAAWGHGPDDVAMNWLPFDHVVPMLTCHLKDTVLGRQQIQAPTAAVLDRPLLWLDLIERHRVTLAWAPNFAFRLVADALSRETGRRRDLSSIRWFINAGEQVTAPVVADALAAMVPHGLRPGAVRNEFGMAELCTVMTGGVDFTDDHACRHVAAGSLTGRLRAAAAPGPGTVSFVDAGRPIPGVTIRIADPDGVTCPEGVIGRLQARGAVTTPGYIDNAAANGAAFADAGWFDTGDLGFIAGGRLVLTGRLKEMIVVRGANHYAHDIEDEAGRAAGVAATFVAATAVDRPDLGTEGIAVFYVPEACLAKTGSADDADPRRAEIAAITARLTRRLGIAPSVVVPLDRADFPKTTSGKIQRTALRRRLETGDFDARLQALGLALGRDQGPGLPDWFLEPDDAPAPPLAGPARLGLIEDRLPRGLALADAIDRRRALLARLAGQDAELVTVAPAGDVTATAVDAFTAAAAEELPGLHLRRIIAADGTPEAFVTDEIARGTLLVVHLTAGGRTRPVLRPARLAPDTPAKAIAPGQSWLVTGGHGGLGRALIRHLLDRGVASVTIIGRRMATVDDPRVQALSLDLAAADAGARLAALGRFDGIAHLAGLYRERPAAEEDGAAVAELAAPKTGMLPALARLLRDDGLLIAFSSVVAHLPAAGTAAYAAANAALEAEAAALRRPGGPRLVTIAWTNWEGPGMGAAVTGAGGLARGRGLLPVSPAEGLASLDVVLAAGLTRAVIGADRHHPMIAARCIDPALPPARARAVLLVAGDDAAPAALRRAEDIFGTPIGPGLRRVDHLPAGDDGLKARAAGDDTALAVAPRTPTETALADIWSALLPAPVAGIDADFFAAGGHSLLAARIVTRINDHFGLHLTPAALFDAPTIRALAAHVDGVAAPDPAGADEDFEEGAL, via the coding sequence ATGAGCACGCTCCCGCCCGACGCGCCTGCCGGCCGCAGCCTGCTTGAACGCATGGCCGCCCTCAGCCCCGCCCAGCGCGCGGCCCTGAAGCAGCGCATGGCGGCGGCGCGCGACGGTGCCCCTGCTGCGGTTGCCCCGGCCGACGCCCAGGGCAGGCTGCCGGAAACGGGGGAGCAGGCGCCGCTCTCTCCCGCCCAGGCCCGGTTCCTGTTCCTGACGAAGGACGATACCGGCGACATCCAGGCCATGTCGCTGATGCTGCGCATCGACGGCCCGCTCGATGCCGGTTGCCTGGCCCGGGCGGTCGGCGACGTGATCGCCGCCCAGGCGGCGCTGCGCTGCCGGGTCCTTGAAACCGGCCAGGGCCCGGTGCAGGAGGTGCTGCCCGCCCCGGCACCGGCAGAGGCGCTGCCCATGATCGATCTCGGCCCGGCGGATGACGCCGACGCCGCTCTGGTCACGGCCGGCCTTTCGCTGGGCCGGGAGGGCTTCGACCTTGCCACAGGCCCGCTTGCGCGCTTCCGCCTGTTCCGCTGCGCGCCGGATCTGCACGGTCTGGGGGTGGTGCTGCACCACATCGTGGCCGATGGCTGGTCGGCCGGGCTCTGCCTCGCCCTGATCCAGGACGCCTATGCCCGGCGCATGGCAGGCCAGCCGCCGGCACCGCCGCCCGCCCGATCGGCCTTCGACGAGGCGCGGCGTCTGGTCGGCCTGGCGGCCGGCGAGGCACATCTCCGCCGGCTCGACCGGCAGGTCGACCGTCTGGCCGGTGCCCCCCGGCGGCTGATGCTCGACGGCGGGCCGGGTGAACCCGGCCCCGCCCGGCATCTGCCCTTCCGGATCGAGGCACCGCAGGCGGCAGCCCTCGCCGGGTTGAGCCGCAGACTGCCCGGCGCCACGGTCTTCACCGCCCTGCTCGCCGCCTGGGGCGCGGTGCTCGGCCGCTTCACCGACCAGGGCGATACGACGATTGCGGTCGCCGTCGCCAACCGCCCCGATCCGGCGCTCGACCGGACCGTCGGCGAGTTTGCCGATCTGGTGGTGCTGCGCCTGCAGACCATGGACGACCCGATCATCGACGCCCTGCTCACCCGCACCCGGGATGCGGTGATCGATGCGCAGGCCCATGACGGCATCACGCTCGCACAGATCATGGAGGCGATCGACCGTCGCCATGGCGCCGTGGCCCGGCCGGCGATCGAGGCCGCCTTCAGCTTCCTGAATGTCCCGTCGCCGGCGGCCGAAGCGCAGGGCCTGCGTTTCCGGCCGCTGCCGCTGCCGGCCGGCCGGCTGGATTTCGCGCTCTATCTGACGGCACACGAGGATCCCGCCGGCGGCCTGACCGGCTCGCTCGGCTTCAGGCCCGATATCGTGCCGCCGGTGCTGGCCGCAGCCCTGGCCGACGCCTTTCTGCTGGCCGTAGACGCCATCGCGACGGATGGCAGCCTTCGGGTCTCGCGCCTGGCGCTCGCGACCGGGCCGGCCGTCGACGACCTGCCCACGGTCACCGGCCCCGATGGCCGCCTGCACCTGGCACCCGTGGGGCTGCCCGGCCGGCTGCTGCCCGGCCCCGATCGCGCACGGCGGCTCTCGGACGGTCGCCTGCGGCTGTTGCCGGGCATCGACGGGGCGCTCCGCCGCGGCACGGCCCGGGTCCATCCGGCCGCGGTGGAAGCTGCGCTGCGCCGGCTGCCCGGCGTGCTCGACGCAGCGGTCTGGACCCGCATCGGTACCGATCACGACGCCCGCCTGGTCGCGGCGGTTGCGACCGGCATTCCGTCGATCGATCCCGCCGGTTTCACGACCGGACTGCTGAACGCACTCCCGCCCCTGCTCCGTCCGGATGCCGTGCTGCCGGTCTACGCCATCCCGCGCGATGCCGGTGGCCGGCCCGATCGCGTGACCCTGGACCGGCTGGCGGTGCCCGGGGCACCGCAGCGCCTGGATCGGGCCGCTCTGGTCTGGGTGGAAGCCCCGGCCCCCGCCCTGCCGCGCCGGCCGCTCGACAGCCTGCCCGGCGCCGCCATGACGGCCGATGACGCGGGCTGGCTGGTGCCGGGCGACCCGCCGCCCCCGGCGCTGGCCGATGGCGGGCCGCTGGTTCTGCCGGCCGATGCCCCGCGCACGCTGGATGCCGCCCTGATCGCGACCGCCGCCCGCCATCCGGGGCGCGGCATTCTGCATGACGACGGCCGCGGCTCGCCGCGTTTTCAGGATTATGCCGGGCTGCTGGCGGCGGCCCGCCGGACGCTCGGCCGGCTGCAGGCGGAAGGCCTTCGCCCCGGCGACCGTGCGGTTCTGGTCTTCGCCGATCTTCCCCGCCATATCGAGGCGATCTGGGCCTGCATCCTGGGCGGCATCCGGCCGGTGACGGTCGCCGTGCCCCATGCGGCCGGCGATGCGGTCGCGGCCAAGCTTTCCGGCACCCATGCCCATCTGGGCGCACCGCCGGTGCTGACCGATGCCGCCACAGGCGACCATCTGGCCCGGATCCTGCCCGATGCCCGGATCCTGATCGCAGCCCCTGCCGCCGATACGCCTGACGGGGTGCCCCATCCGGCGGCCCCGGAGGATGTCGCCTTCATCCAGCTCTCCTCCGGCTCGACCGGCGTGCCCAAATGCATCCAGGTCACCCATGGCGGGGTGATCGCCCATGTCTTCGGCCAGGCCGCCGCCTGGGGGCACGGGCCCGACGACGTGGCGATGAACTGGCTGCCCTTCGACCATGTCGTGCCGATGCTGACCTGTCATCTGAAGGACACGGTGCTCGGCCGTCAGCAGATCCAGGCACCGACGGCCGCAGTTCTGGACCGGCCGCTGCTCTGGCTCGACCTGATCGAGCGCCACCGGGTGACGCTGGCCTGGGCGCCCAATTTCGCCTTCCGCCTGGTCGCCGACGCGCTGTCGCGTGAGACGGGCCGGCGGCGCGACCTGTCCTCGATCCGCTGGTTCATCAATGCGGGCGAACAGGTGACGGCACCGGTGGTCGCCGATGCGCTGGCGGCCATGGTACCGCACGGGCTGCGCCCGGGTGCCGTGCGCAATGAATTCGGCATGGCCGAACTCTGCACGGTGATGACCGGCGGGGTGGATTTCACCGACGACCATGCCTGCCGCCATGTCGCCGCCGGATCGCTCACCGGCCGGCTGCGTGCCGCCGCAGCGCCCGGCCCGGGCACGGTCAGCTTCGTCGATGCCGGAAGGCCGATCCCCGGGGTGACCATCCGCATCGCCGATCCGGATGGTGTCACCTGCCCGGAAGGCGTGATCGGCCGGCTTCAGGCACGGGGCGCCGTCACAACCCCCGGCTATATCGACAACGCCGCCGCCAATGGAGCGGCCTTCGCCGATGCCGGCTGGTTCGACACCGGCGATCTGGGCTTCATCGCCGGGGGCCGTCTGGTGCTGACCGGCCGGCTGAAAGAGATGATCGTCGTCCGCGGCGCCAATCACTACGCCCATGACATCGAAGACGAAGCCGGCCGGGCGGCCGGAGTCGCCGCCACCTTCGTCGCCGCCACCGCCGTCGACCGGCCGGATCTGGGCACCGAGGGGATCGCGGTCTTCTATGTCCCCGAGGCCTGCCTGGCCAAGACCGGGTCTGCCGATGATGCCGACCCGCGCCGCGCCGAGATCGCGGCGATCACCGCCCGCCTCACCCGCCGGCTCGGCATCGCGCCCTCGGTGGTGGTGCCGCTGGACCGGGCCGATTTCCCCAAGACCACCAGCGGCAAGATCCAGCGCACGGCGCTGCGTCGCCGGCTGGAAACCGGCGATTTCGATGCCCGGCTTCAGGCGCTCGGCCTTGCCCTCGGCCGCGATCAGGGGCCGGGCCTGCCCGACTGGTTCCTGGAGCCGGATGATGCCCCCGCACCGCCGCTCGCCGGACCGGCACGCCTCGGGCTGATCGAAGACCGCCTGCCGCGCGGCCTGGCGCTGGCCGATGCCATCGACCGGCGGCGCGCACTGCTGGCCCGGCTGGCCGGCCAGGATGCCGAGCTGGTCACCGTGGCACCCGCCGGCGATGTGACCGCCACCGCGGTGGATGCCTTCACCGCCGCCGCGGCCGAAGAACTGCCCGGCCTGCATCTGCGCCGGATCATCGCCGCCGACGGCACGCCCGAAGCGTTCGTCACCGACGAGATCGCCCGCGGCACCCTGCTGGTGGTGCACCTCACGGCCGGCGGCCGCACCCGGCCGGTGCTGCGCCCGGCGCGGCTCGCCCCCGACACCCCTGCCAAAGCTATCGCCCCAGGGCAGTCCTGGCTGGTCACCGGGGGCCATGGCGGGCTCGGCCGGGCGCTGATCCGCCATCTGCTCGATCGGGGCGTTGCCTCCGTCACCATCATTGGCCGGCGCATGGCGACGGTGGATGACCCGCGGGTGCAGGCCCTGTCGCTCGATCTTGCCGCCGCCGATGCCGGCGCGCGGCTTGCGGCCCTCGGCCGGTTCGACGGCATCGCCCATCTGGCCGGGCTCTATCGCGAGCGCCCGGCGGCCGAGGAAGATGGCGCGGCGGTGGCCGAGCTGGCGGCGCCCAAGACCGGGATGCTGCCGGCACTTGCCCGCCTGCTGCGGGATGACGGGCTGCTGATCGCCTTCTCCTCGGTCGTGGCCCATCTGCCGGCGGCCGGCACCGCGGCCTATGCCGCCGCCAATGCCGCCCTTGAAGCCGAGGCGGCCGCGCTGCGTCGCCCCGGCGGGCCACGCCTCGTCACCATCGCCTGGACCAATTGGGAAGGTCCCGGCATGGGGGCAGCGGTCACGGGCGCCGGCGGCCTCGCCCGCGGCCGTGGTCTGCTGCCGGTTTCCCCCGCCGAGGGTCTGGCCAGCCTGGATGTCGTGCTCGCCGCCGGCCTGACGCGCGCGGTGATCGGCGCCGATCGCCACCATCCGATGATCGCCGCCCGCTGCATCGACCCGGCGCTGCCCCCCGCCCGGGCCCGGGCGGTGCTGCTGGTGGCGGGTGACGACGCGGCACCGGCGGCGCTCCGCCGGGCCGAAGACATTTTCGGCACCCCGATCGGCCCCGGGCTGCGCCGTGTCGACCATCTGCCCGCCGGTGATGACGGCCTCAAAGCCCGCGCCGCCGGCGACGACACGGCCCTGGCCGTGGCCCCGCGCACGCCGACCGAAACCGCGCTCGCCGATATCTGGTCGGCGCTGCTGCCCGCACCGGTCGCCGGCATCGATGCCGATTTCTTCGCCGCCGGCGGCCACAGCCTGCTGGCCGCCCGGATCGTCACCCGGATCAACGACCATTTCGGCCTGCACCTCACCCCGGCCGCGCTGTTCGACGCCCCGACCATCCGGGCGCTGGCGGCGCATGTCGACGGCGTTGCGGCGCCGGACCCGGCCGGGGCCGACGAGGATTTCGAGGAGGGCGCCCTGTGA